In Hwangdonia lutea, a single window of DNA contains:
- a CDS encoding TonB-dependent receptor plug domain-containing protein, whose product MPFRYIIFLLFFVSQSVVAQQVKVLNKLTEEPVLGVAIYNSDKTKSVITNLEGEANLDAFSDTETIYFQHLSHILKALTKSQINPFNIVYLDANMHGLEEIVISASKFEQNKKDIPQKIISLNSKNIQFTNPQTSADVLGNTGQVYIQKSQLGGGSPMIRGFSTNRLLISVDGVRMNNAIFRGGNLHNVIAIDPFAIQNTEVTLGSGSVIYGSDAIGGVMSFYTLKPKLSNTDSLLFKTNAVVRYATANEEKTGHFDFNLGYKKWAFLTSVSYTDFNDLRMGSHGPNNYLRPEFALATNNGDVIIENNNPLKQRYSGYNQINVMQKAHYQPIDNLSFDLGLHYTTTSDIPRYDRLIRYKQGALRSAEWHYGPQQWFMSNFQATKLSSRSSLYNKIKATLAYQNFQESRKDRDFQSDTRNIREEAVDAFSFNLDFEKNLGSKIQFFYGLEYVYNQVMSHGKEENINNGTSFPTVSRYPNGASWQSAAIYSSIKYKPNPKFVFQSGIRFNHIVSKANFKANNAYLNLPFESSENKAGAFTGTAGISWSPNNILQWKLNASSAFRAPNIDDIGKVFDSEPGSVVVPNENLKPEYAYGGELGLKLSFSDDFILDMSTYYTYLDNALVRRHYNLNGETQIMYDGELSQVQAIQNASKAWIYGFEVGLDINVTKSLKLTSQYSVTGGTEEKEKIEVPIRHVAPSFGNTHLIWNYKDLKIDVFANYNNELAFNQLAPSEIGKDYIYAIDENGNPYAPSWSTLNVRTQYQLTKSTTLTASLENITDKRYKTYSSGIAAAGRNFILALKYSL is encoded by the coding sequence TAAACTTACTGAAGAACCGGTTTTAGGCGTTGCCATTTACAATAGCGATAAAACAAAAAGTGTTATTACAAATTTAGAAGGTGAAGCAAATTTAGATGCCTTTTCAGATACCGAAACCATTTATTTTCAGCACTTGTCCCATATTTTAAAAGCGCTTACAAAATCTCAAATCAATCCTTTTAATATTGTGTATTTAGATGCCAATATGCACGGGTTGGAAGAAATCGTTATTTCGGCTTCAAAGTTTGAACAAAACAAAAAAGACATTCCACAGAAAATTATAAGTCTAAATTCAAAAAACATCCAATTTACAAACCCGCAAACCAGTGCCGATGTGTTGGGAAATACAGGGCAAGTCTATATTCAAAAAAGTCAATTAGGAGGTGGAAGCCCAATGATTCGTGGGTTTTCAACCAATAGATTGTTGATTTCGGTGGATGGCGTAAGAATGAATAACGCTATTTTTAGAGGCGGAAATTTGCATAACGTTATTGCGATTGATCCTTTTGCTATTCAAAATACCGAAGTCACTTTAGGCTCAGGTTCCGTTATTTATGGTAGCGATGCTATTGGCGGTGTTATGAGTTTTTATACCCTAAAACCCAAACTATCAAATACCGATAGCCTATTGTTTAAAACCAATGCGGTGGTACGATACGCCACGGCAAATGAAGAAAAAACAGGCCATTTCGATTTTAATTTAGGCTACAAAAAATGGGCCTTTTTAACTAGCGTTAGTTATACGGATTTTAACGATTTAAGGATGGGAAGCCATGGCCCCAATAATTATTTAAGGCCGGAATTTGCATTGGCAACTAATAACGGCGATGTTATTATTGAGAACAACAACCCTTTAAAACAAAGATATTCGGGATACAATCAAATAAATGTGATGCAAAAAGCACATTACCAACCGATTGACAATTTAAGTTTCGATTTAGGTTTGCATTACACCACAACCTCTGATATACCGCGTTACGATCGACTGATTCGATACAAACAGGGTGCTTTACGTTCGGCCGAATGGCATTACGGGCCACAGCAATGGTTTATGTCTAATTTTCAAGCTACCAAATTAAGTAGCCGCTCTAGTTTATATAATAAAATTAAGGCGACCTTGGCATACCAAAATTTTCAGGAAAGCAGAAAAGATAGAGACTTTCAATCGGATACCAGAAATATAAGGGAAGAAGCCGTTGATGCCTTTTCATTTAATTTGGATTTTGAAAAAAACCTAGGTTCAAAAATACAGTTTTTTTATGGGCTGGAGTATGTTTACAACCAGGTGATGTCTCACGGAAAGGAAGAAAATATCAACAATGGCACAAGCTTTCCAACTGTGTCCAGATATCCCAACGGTGCAAGTTGGCAATCGGCAGCTATTTATTCCAGCATTAAATACAAACCCAACCCAAAGTTTGTTTTCCAATCGGGTATACGTTTCAACCATATTGTTTCAAAAGCCAATTTTAAAGCCAATAATGCCTATTTGAATTTGCCTTTTGAGTCCTCAGAAAATAAGGCAGGCGCCTTTACGGGAACGGCAGGTATCAGCTGGTCGCCCAACAATATTTTGCAATGGAAACTCAATGCCTCATCGGCGTTTAGAGCACCTAATATTGACGATATTGGTAAAGTGTTCGATTCCGAACCCGGATCGGTGGTCGTGCCCAACGAAAACCTAAAACCAGAATATGCCTATGGTGGCGAATTGGGTTTAAAACTGAGCTTTAGCGACGATTTTATTTTGGATATGAGCACCTATTACACCTATTTGGATAATGCCTTGGTACGCCGTCACTATAACTTAAACGGCGAAACACAAATTATGTACGATGGCGAACTAAGCCAAGTGCAGGCCATTCAAAATGCCTCAAAAGCATGGATTTATGGCTTCGAAGTGGGCTTGGATATAAATGTTACCAAAAGCCTAAAACTAACCTCGCAATACAGTGTTACGGGAGGCACCGAAGAAAAAGAAAAGATTGAAGTCCCCATTCGCCATGTAGCACCTAGCTTTGGAAACACACACTTAATTTGGAATTATAAAGATTTAAAAATTGATGTATTTGCCAATTACAACAACGAGTTGGCCTTTAATCAATTGGCACCTTCCGAAATTGGGAAGGATTATATTTACGCCATTGATGAAAACGGCAATCCGTACGCCCCTTCGTGGAGCACATTAAATGTGAGAACGCAATACCAATTAACAAAGTCAACAACACTTACGGCAAGTTTAGAGAACATAACCGATAAACGCTATAAAACCTATTCGTCGGGTATTGCTGCGGCGGGCAGAAACTTTATTTTGGCTTTAAAGTATAGTTTGTAA